The Bacillota bacterium DNA segment TAATATTCGTCCCAGTTAGACATATTCCTGCCTGGCTACATATCCCTCCTGTGGTTGCAGGGTCCGAATGACCTGCTCCCGGCACCGCGGGAGAACACCGGACTGAGTGTGAGAAGGTGACACATGCACCGTTGCAGGCCACCAGCTTGGGGTAGACGGTAGCGGAAAATGGAGCGGGCGGGGCCGGCTGTCACCACTTCCTTTTTCCGCCGTAGCAGTACGGCAAGCGTGTTTGCCACCGGTCTATTTGTCTGCGTCTATGGGGGGTGGGGCTCCGAAAGATCGCAAGAAAACAGGTTGACTATAGTATGACCCCCAGGAAAAACCTCCTGTTTAGGGGGACATTAAGGGTCAGCGCGGATGTACAAAGGAGGCCGCGAGTGGTCAGGCCATTCTTCTATGACAGGAGCACCCCAGGTGGTAAGTCCGAGATTTGTGGCGGACAGTTGAGAAGTCTGCAGCCTCCTTGCTATAATGCGAATGTATACGAACACATGTGCAACATTGTCCGACATAAGCCGCCCGGTGATTGATCCCATTAAACTCGATGGTCGTTGATGAAGTCAGATAATCTCCCGGAACGCTCTCAAGGCGGTATCCATCATGAGGGCTGAAAGGGGCGCTAGGTCACGCCGTTCATGCCCCGTTCAGCATCGGGATTGTACTTGGACGAGGGCCGCAGTTGGCAACTGCACCTCTCAGCCGAAGTCTAATCTGGGGCGAGGTTCGGGTAGAGGTCCGGTAGTCTGCTAATCATTTGCTAATGAACTACCTGAAACCAGGGATCATCAGTCGGACGGATTAGCATGAGGTGTCGCCTGAAGCGCAGCTAGGATATCATTTGACGGACGGGCGATCACGAGGCAGAACTGGGCAACAGGTGCCCCCCTGGAATCCCCCCTTCGGCACCAAGCTTTTGTACGGAATTCGTCAAACAGGCATTCTAGCGCTGAGCAGGGCTTTTGTGGTCCTGCTCAGTGTCCTTTATGTCGCCGTCGGAACCCTCGAAATCGGAAATTGGACGGAGAATGGACGATGACGTGTAGCTAGCCGAAAAGGAAAACCCCGGCGTGAGCCGGGATGGCATAAAGTATGTGGAAAAACCTACTCCTCCACCTGAAACAGGTCCTCCACGTTGCAGTTCAAGGCCTTCGCCAACTTCAATGCCACGCTCACCCTCGGATCCCGCCACTGCCCGAGCTCTACGTGAGGATGCGTTAGTCCTTGCCCCATTTCCAGTAGTTGCCGGGTTGCCGGTGTTGCACTCGGGGACGGCGCCCCAAGCGGGGCGCCTTGACAGAATCCGGCCCATTAGGCCAGTGGCCGGATTCTGACACCCCTCGTGCATTCACCGGCAACCCCTCCCAAAAGTCGGGAGCATTTCTGCACCCCCACTTAGCATCGATATCGCCCAGTGGGAATAACCGAGCATCCGGCCGAGCCCGGTCTGAGACAGCCCCAACGCACGACGCCGCTCGCAGATCCGGTTGCCGCTCTTCCGCAGAGACAGACTCCAAGCACCACTAGGGAGCTTACGACGCGGCATGGTGACTGCGTGACGGCGAACGTCTCGCCCAACAGAACCGGGCACGCTGTCCCCATTCTGACCGCTGCACAAGATTCGTCATCACCTGCACCTCTTTAAAGCTGGCGCCATACAGTACGAGTGTCACGGACAAGAAAGGCTCTTGAGGCCTCTCCGTCCTGACGACTAGACTCTGAGAGGTGAAAGCCATGTCCCAAAGGCTATTCTACAACTTGTTTGCCACTGACGGTTTCATTGACCTGCCCATAGACCCCACGGGAACGGAGCCTCGTCGTAGAGTCTATATCTTCGGTTTCGTCGGGGGGTTGTTCAAGACTCAACCGATATCCTTCGGTGTGCCCACAGGTCCAGCTACGGTGGTGAACCCCCAGTTTGACATCACCGTGCCGGCGAACCTCGACGCACTCAGGGGCAAGGCGGTGATTCCGTCACCGAGAATCGACATGGAAATCGGCGACGAACTCTACATCACCCTTGTGAACCTCGGCCTTTATCTGACCAGTCCTCCCATCCTCGACGTCCACACGATTCACGTACACGGCGGCCACGTGGCAAACCAAGTCGACGGCGTTCCTGAGACATCCTTTGGCCTTCCGGTAACCCCACCGGGTACGCCGGGGATTCCCGTGACTTACTACTTTAAGCCCGAGAAGCCGGGAACGTACTTCTATCACTGCCACCAAGAGGCTTCGGAACACGTCCAGATGGGCATGTACGGGGCCCTCATCGTCTACCCGTCCGCCCTCAGCTTAGCACAAGCGGGGATTGTGAAAAGCCAGACCTCTGGGCGCTGGTTCTTCAAGGGCAGGCCGCAGCCGCAGATTCCTCCCACCGCCACGAACAGAAATTTCGCCTACAACGACATCAACTCGTTCTTCAACAGCGACTGGGTGTTGCTCTTCTCGGACATCGACACGCGCTGGCACGATGCGGTGTTTGCTCAGACCGACTTCAACCCGGTTGACTACAGGCCGGATTACTGGCTCGTCAACGGCCGCGCCTTTCCGGACACTCTGCTACCTACCGCCCTACCCCCGGTGCTCGTGCCCAACTTCGGCTACAGCATACCCGACGGGTACGACTGCTTCGTGAAGGTGTCAACAGGGGATCCGAAAAGGCGCATACCACCGGACAAGTTCCTGCTCCGAATGATAAACATCGGCTATCAGCCGGTGCCGTTCCACGTCCACGGCTGGCACGGCATGATAGTCGGCAAGGACGCCAACCCGCGCACAGCAGGGGAGATGAACTTCACCACCCTGGTTGGCTCGGGCGAAAGCTACGACGTTCTGTATGTCGCCGATGACAAGAGGCCAATCTACGCGGACTACATCTTCTGCGGAAAGGCAGGCTTCCCGTCGCTGAAGAATCAGATTGCCACGGCCACTGCCCAATCAATGGCAGTCGGCACATTCATCCCACCCTTCCCCGGCGCGACGGATCTGTGGGCAAACATCATCCTGAAGACCAGTCTGGGCCAAGGGACATTCATTCCTCCGTACAACTGGGTGCCCTGGAACTATGGCACCCCCACCGCCGATAACTTCATGTTCCCGCAGTTCTATCTGGCTCACAATCACGACGACTACAAGGTCACCAATAACGGTGTGTACCCTGGCGGGCAGCTGATTCTAATCGAGACTGACTTCCCAGGCTCTGACTACAAGGCAACTCCCCCAGTGATAACCGAGCCTCCGCATGTGTGCCCTCCGACACCGATTCCGTAACAAACTGACGGGCGCGAGGGGCGGCCAGCAAACGCCCCTCGCAAAGGCAAGTCTGGAGGATAGCAATCCTGGTGGCTCTCTGCTCTCCCAGATAGTACAGCAAAAGCCCGGCCCCCCGAAGGGGCCGGGCTATAGAAGGAGCCGGCTCAGACGTCAGGTGCGTAGAGGCTGGTTACTCGCTGAAGATGGGGAAGAAGCAGAAGCAACAACACAGTATCAGAATAACGATGATAACTATGATTATGATCCACCACCATGAGCCTCCGCCCCCACCCGGCTTAGTGATGTCGGCCATAGCACCCACCTCCCTTGAACAGCCCTCGATAGAGGATCGTCCGCCGCGTGTTCCCTGCGGCCGTGATATGATATGCCCATCTGGACGAGGATGATACAAAGAGTCCATGCTGGCACACGCATGTAAACAGCTCGGCCCCCGAAGGGACCGGGCATGAGGAATTCCACCCGTTCATTCTCTCAAAATGGCCACACGGTAACACCATCGGGCTGTCTCGCATAACTTGTATTGGCACGAGACGGGTTCACGCTGAACCTCAAACGCCAAGGAGGTTACAGAACATGGAAGCATCAGGAGAGAAGCAACCCGTGGATGCGGATCCCATGGGCCACCCATTACTTGCGGGGCTCAGGCACTTCGGAGATCTCGAGAACCTGTGCATCGCTGTTGAATTCGAATGTGACGACTGCTGCAAGAAAGCTCTGAATGCAAGGATCCTAAAGATAATATGCGAATTCCTGGTCTTAGTAGGTTTCGGAGACGGATGCATTCTGGTGAAGACGATAAGCGGCGGCGAGCTAGTAGAGAAAGAACTAGTCAAGGCAATTGTCATTCCGCTCGACAGGGTTTGCAGCATAGAGATCGGTGCCGTGCAAGTATAGCCAAAGCGGCTGCGGTTGATCCTGAAAGAGCGGAGATTCCACGTCCCTCCGACCTAGCCCGGCCCCCAGGAGGCCGGGCCTCACTGTCGTCATCACTGCCTGACACAACTACGGTCTGAATTCGACACTCATGGCGAGCGCCGGTTCCAGCGTTAACCCTTGGGGCGTCATCACAACTCGAGCACTCACACCTGCTGCAAACGAAATGAACTGCCCGTAACTCAACATGACAGCCCATGCGTCCTTGGCCGCTTACAGCGTTTCGTATCGCCTTCCGTCAAAGCTGATGAACAGATTAGTGAAGTCGATCCCGCCGGTGACGAGGCTGACCATCGGCGTTAGAATGTCGCTGACAAGTGATGTCACTATCTTCCCAAATGCCGTCCCTATGACGACACCGGTGGCCGGATCTACGACGTTGCCCTTCATGGCGAAGTCCCTGAACTCTTTGATTATCGACATGTCATACCCACCTCTCTTGACCCGTCTAGTTTTCGCTAGCCGGCACCTGCGCAGCTCCGCCTCTGGCCCGGCGCTCACGCGCCAAGTGCTCGTTGACCGCGGATAGCACCAACATCACCCCGCATCCGAGGGGGATGAGAGCCATCCCCCGGCCCAGCGAGTACGCATCGGAGACGAGACCGATGAGCCCCGGGAGAATCGCCCCTCCCACCGCTCCCGCGGCCACGAGCATGCCGGTGACGCTTCCTGTTGAACTTGGGAAAAGCGACGTCCCTTGGGCGACGACCGTGGGGAATATGCCCGAGAAGAAGAACCCCAGCGAAACAAAGGATACGACCGCCGCACGAGCACCCATCCCTGTTGTCGCGAACAGCCCGAGCGCACTCGTGAGAATCGCCCCAACGCAGCAGCACAGGACGAACAACTCATGGCCGAGCCGTTCGGAAGCGTACGCTGACAAGAGCCTACCGAGGGTCAGCGACGCCCAGAACAAGGAGACTGCGGACGTGCCCACTTCCGGGGTCGTCCTCAAGGTTTCGGTCAGAAACGAGAACATCCACGCGCTCACTCCGCTTTCGAGCCCCACGTATACACATATCAGCGCCCCAAGAAGCACCAGCCGCTTGTCAACGAGCAAAGACGCGAAACGCTCGGGACTCGCCTTCCCCTCTCGCAAGGGCGGCCTGACGCGGCAGGCGCCGAACGCGAGGAGAAACACGAACGAGCACGCGGCCATCGCGAGGTAGGCGTATCTCCAACTCAGTGAACTCGCGACGATCCACCCCGCGCCAAGAGGCCCGAGGAACGCGCCGACACCGAAGAACGTGTGGAGAAGGTTCAGGGCGAAGGCTCTTCTTTCCGAATTGAGGTCCCCGACCAGGGGAGCCAGCCCGGCGTCAAAACCCCCGAACCCGATGCCGGCCGTGCAAAAGCCCAGCGTGAGGAGCCACGTATTGTGGAAGCATCCGATGAGGAGCAAACCGCACGTCAGAATGGCCGTTCCAACGAGAAGGAACGTCCGTTTCCCGAAGGTGTCCGCGATCATGCCACCGACCAGCACTGAAAGCACGAAGCCGGCGAACTGCACGCTGAAAAGGCTCCCCGCCTGCGAGAGACTGAGCTGGTAGTCAAGCCTGAGCGATGGCAGCAACGGACCGGACATCGTGTTCGCAATCCCGAAGAGCACAAAACCTGCCGCAAATACAGTTCCCAGTCCAGACCTCGTCGTCGCCAAACCTTCTCACACTCCTGCGACACCGACCTCATGATGAGGTATTCCACACAGAGCGACAGTAACCCTGCGTACCGGCGGGACTCACTCCTCAACTTCAGCCTTCAGCCGACCGGACAGCGGACCTTCTTACCGCACGGCCATACGACGCCCGTGACTACGACGAGCTGCGGCAGGACGCCGGCTTCCTTGAGCGCAGGGAAAGACGGCTGTGGGTCCGTGAGGATGGGTCCCGGAGGTGAGCTCGCCAGCTTGGCTCACACCTTCTTCGGCGCCTTCCGCCGCTCCAGCGCAGCCCCGACACACCCCAAGAGCGCCGATGCGACAAGCGCGTTCACCAGGCGTCCGTCCCACCGTCTCTGCACGATCACTTCGGGCAGGACGGTCACGCCTTCAACGCCCGCCCCGGCGACAAACCGCAGAGGAGCCGACATGGCGCCGACCACTGCGCCCCGGCCCTGCACAAGCTCCATGGTTTCCTCGTAGGCGCGCATCGCCACCGACAAGTCGCCGTACGAGAGGTGCGTCCCGTCGTTGCGTCCGAAATGGAGCCACGGCGCAATGCCGGCCCAAGAAGGGTCAGCCATGAACCATCGGCTGCCGTCGTAAAGCTCCACCCACGCGTGTGCCCCGGCAGGATGGCCCCAGGTGCGTCTTGACGACAGAAACGGAAGCGGCGGCGCGCTGGAAAAGGCCAACCCGCCCACCATGCGGGAGGGAAATACGTGGGAATCAACACCTGCCCTACGCGCCGCCTTTCAGACAGCCCTGGAAACTTTCGCAACGTCTCCCTTTTCGCCTTTCAGGTATACATACCAGTAGGCCATACCTACGAACAAGCCGGCACCCACGATGTTGCCCAGCGTCACCGGGATGAGGTTGTTCGAGAAGAATGTCTTCCATGTAGCCCTCAGGACAGGAACCTGCGCAGCAAGCGCCTGCGGGGTCCGAGCGAAGGCAACGTATGCCGGGTCGCCACCCGCGAAGATGCCGAGCGGCACGAAGAACATGTTGGCCACGGAGTGCTCGAAACCGATTGCCGCGAAGGCCATGATTGGCCACCAGATGGCAAGCATTTTTCCTATAATGTCTTCGGCGCTGAAAGCCATCCACACGGCGAGCGCCACGAACCAGTTGCACCCCGCGCCTCGCAAGAACGCCTGCGACCAAGGAAGCGCGGTTTTGGCGTTAGCGATCCCAACAGCGAAAGTCGCCCAGGGCATCTGAGTCACTACGCCGCCGACCTTCACGGGTTCCATGATTATCCCAGAAAGGTACGCCAGGACGAAGGCGACGAAGACGGCACCGGTGAAATTGGAGAGATAGACGAGAGCCCAGTTCCTCATGACCCCGTCGATCCCGATCTTCCGGTCGAGAAAGGCTAAGGACTGAGTCATGAAGTTGCCGGTGACAAGTTCAGCTCCGGCTATGATGACCATCATCAGGCCGACCGGGAACACGCCTCCGAAAACAAGCCTCTGCAAGCTCCCCAAGAGCTCCTTGGGCAGCGCCCCGCTCGCGCGCACAGCTAGAAGGCCTCCCAGGGCAACGTAGGCACCGGCGAGGAAACCGAGAAGCACCATTTTGCCCGGCGGCAGGCTGGCCTTTGTGACCCCCAGTTGCGCCATGCCCACAGCCACTTCACTCGGAGACTTGGAAGCCATGAGACACTCACTCCCCCTGTTCGGGAACAACTACATGAGAGCAGGCAGCATCGGCCTCTGACACGCGGCGATTGACGAGGCCATATCAGCGGTCCGGAAGCCCGATTGCCGTCCGCGAGGACGCTTTACGTTCCAGAGAATTGGAGCACGCCCCACAGTTGAGCCCACAGAACCCCATCATCGCCATCGTCAGTAGACCTCCTCATCTCCACTACGGCCTGGCCGCAGATGGTTTCGACGCGTCCACAATCCAGCCCGTCAGGCCGACGGCCGGATTCTGACACCCTCGTGGAGTCAGGGGAACTCCTCCCATGAGCCGGAAGCGTTTCTACCGTACCCTCACTTGTGCACGCCAGTTAGCCGCATGCCGCCGGGAGCCCTCGACCACTTCCGTGCCAGCGGCTACCACGCGCCCGCCGCCTCCGCCGCCGAACGTATTGGTCGTCTTGAGCGGGTAGAAGAGCTCTCTGCTCTTGAACCTGTACGCGATGGGCTCCACGACTGGATCTCATTGACCTTCACGACGGTGATGTCGTGGGCACCGAGCCGAGCGTTCATGCGGATCTCGACCGGCTCAGCGGACCGGTCGCCGCCCTTTGACGTCGAGACGAAAACCAGCTTGTGTTTCCTCATCAACTCTGCGACGGCTGCAAACGGGTCTCCTTCGGGGAGACTAACCTGAGGCTCCGATGGAAACGGTATGAACCTGAGGATCGTTGTCTCTCTGTCGGCCTCGAGGTCCGTTCCCAGGATCAGAACCTCTTCCTCGAGGTTGTGGAGAATGATGGCTTTCTGGGCCGTCTCCTCAACTCTCGCTTCTGTTGTGCGTATCCTTCCCATGTCAGCGCTGGACACCTGCGAAAAAGACAGGGCCACCAGAACGGCCAAGGCGACGACGCCCGGCGCCATCGCCTTCGTGACGGAAAGGTTCCCGACACGCACCACCGCACGCCCGCC contains these protein-coding regions:
- a CDS encoding multicopper oxidase domain-containing protein translates to MSQRLFYNLFATDGFIDLPIDPTGTEPRRRVYIFGFVGGLFKTQPISFGVPTGPATVVNPQFDITVPANLDALRGKAVIPSPRIDMEIGDELYITLVNLGLYLTSPPILDVHTIHVHGGHVANQVDGVPETSFGLPVTPPGTPGIPVTYYFKPEKPGTYFYHCHQEASEHVQMGMYGALIVYPSALSLAQAGIVKSQTSGRWFFKGRPQPQIPPTATNRNFAYNDINSFFNSDWVLLFSDIDTRWHDAVFAQTDFNPVDYRPDYWLVNGRAFPDTLLPTALPPVLVPNFGYSIPDGYDCFVKVSTGDPKRRIPPDKFLLRMINIGYQPVPFHVHGWHGMIVGKDANPRTAGEMNFTTLVGSGESYDVLYVADDKRPIYADYIFCGKAGFPSLKNQIATATAQSMAVGTFIPPFPGATDLWANIILKTSLGQGTFIPPYNWVPWNYGTPTADNFMFPQFYLAHNHDDYKVTNNGVYPGGQLILIETDFPGSDYKATPPVITEPPHVCPPTPIP
- the mscL gene encoding large conductance mechanosensitive channel protein MscL; amino-acid sequence: MIKEFRDFAMKGNVVDPATGVVIGTAFGKIVTSLVSDILTPMVSLVTGGIDFTNLFISFDGRRYETL
- a CDS encoding formate/nitrite transporter family protein, producing the protein MASKSPSEVAVGMAQLGVTKASLPPGKMVLLGFLAGAYVALGGLLAVRASGALPKELLGSLQRLVFGGVFPVGLMMVIIAGAELVTGNFMTQSLAFLDRKIGIDGVMRNWALVYLSNFTGAVFVAFVLAYLSGIIMEPVKVGGVVTQMPWATFAVGIANAKTALPWSQAFLRGAGCNWFVALAVWMAFSAEDIIGKMLAIWWPIMAFAAIGFEHSVANMFFVPLGIFAGGDPAYVAFARTPQALAAQVPVLRATWKTFFSNNLIPVTLGNIVGAGLFVGMAYWYVYLKGEKGDVAKVSRAV
- a CDS encoding MFS transporter, whose translation is MATTRSGLGTVFAAGFVLFGIANTMSGPLLPSLRLDYQLSLSQAGSLFSVQFAGFVLSVLVGGMIADTFGKRTFLLVGTAILTCGLLLIGCFHNTWLLTLGFCTAGIGFGGFDAGLAPLVGDLNSERRAFALNLLHTFFGVGAFLGPLGAGWIVASSLSWRYAYLAMAACSFVFLLAFGACRVRPPLREGKASPERFASLLVDKRLVLLGALICVYVGLESGVSAWMFSFLTETLRTTPEVGTSAVSLFWASLTLGRLLSAYASERLGHELFVLCCCVGAILTSALGLFATTGMGARAAVVSFVSLGFFFSGIFPTVVAQGTSLFPSSTGSVTGMLVAAGAVGGAILPGLIGLVSDAYSLGRGMALIPLGCGVMLVLSAVNEHLARERRARGGAAQVPASEN